The following proteins are encoded in a genomic region of Cellulomonas sp. ES6:
- a CDS encoding FAD-dependent oxidoreductase — translation MIGVVEERLGRVTMYRLLTLGLTALAVCALVLSLTGRLFVEPLPILVSAVVAVAVSVASAWGLAAAFRTRPHTESAVITGLILLFLFWPALEARSLGTLALAALLANASKYLLAWRGRHVLNPAAAGALLAGLTGWDATTWWVADRWLLVPVLLLTLVVVVRTRRYALVGTFVVVAVLAVTLRQVVEGAAVTDALSTAFVSYPILFLGGVMLTEPLTLPPRRWQQLVEAGVVGALLAVSYHVGPLYSTPEAALVVGNLLAFAWGQRGAVRLTLTRQTRLTPRTVELAFRADRPVRYVPGQYVELTVPHPRPDARGSRRVFSVSSAPAAGELTVALTVPERASTFKRALVALPVGSRVRATGLGGDFVLPADPTRPLLLVAGGIGITPFAAQLAAAAAAGERRDVVLLYSVSDHADLAYADAARAAGARVLVLSPTPELDGLPDGWRHLGERRLSADVLTEAVPDLDQRDAYVSGPPAMVDDTRALLRRAGVRRVRTDAFSGY, via the coding sequence GTGATCGGCGTCGTGGAGGAGCGGCTCGGCCGCGTGACGATGTACCGGCTCCTGACGCTCGGCCTGACGGCGCTGGCCGTCTGCGCGCTCGTGCTCTCCCTCACCGGCCGGCTGTTCGTCGAGCCGCTGCCGATCCTCGTCAGCGCCGTCGTCGCCGTCGCGGTGTCCGTGGCGAGCGCCTGGGGGCTGGCGGCGGCGTTCCGGACCCGCCCGCACACCGAGTCGGCGGTCATCACCGGGCTGATCCTGCTGTTCCTGTTCTGGCCGGCGCTCGAGGCCCGCTCGCTCGGGACGCTCGCGCTCGCAGCCCTGCTGGCGAACGCCTCCAAGTACCTGCTCGCCTGGCGCGGCCGGCACGTGCTGAACCCCGCCGCCGCGGGCGCGCTGCTCGCCGGGCTCACCGGCTGGGACGCGACGACGTGGTGGGTCGCGGACCGGTGGCTGCTGGTGCCCGTCCTGCTGCTGACGCTCGTCGTCGTCGTGCGGACGCGTCGCTACGCCCTCGTCGGGACCTTCGTGGTCGTCGCCGTCCTCGCCGTCACCCTGCGCCAGGTCGTGGAGGGCGCCGCGGTCACCGACGCGCTGAGCACCGCGTTCGTGTCCTACCCGATCCTGTTCCTCGGCGGCGTGATGCTGACCGAGCCGCTCACGCTGCCGCCGCGGCGCTGGCAGCAGCTCGTGGAGGCCGGCGTCGTCGGGGCGCTGCTGGCGGTGTCGTACCACGTCGGGCCGCTGTACTCGACGCCCGAGGCCGCCCTCGTGGTCGGCAACCTGCTGGCGTTCGCGTGGGGGCAGCGCGGCGCCGTGCGGCTCACGCTGACCCGGCAGACACGGCTGACCCCGCGCACCGTCGAGCTCGCGTTCCGCGCGGACCGGCCGGTGCGGTACGTGCCGGGCCAGTACGTGGAGCTGACCGTCCCGCACCCCCGCCCGGACGCCCGCGGCAGCCGCCGGGTGTTCAGCGTGTCGTCCGCGCCGGCCGCCGGCGAGCTGACCGTGGCCCTCACCGTCCCCGAGCGCGCCAGCACGTTCAAGCGCGCGCTCGTCGCCCTCCCCGTCGGTTCCCGGGTCCGCGCGACCGGCCTGGGGGGCGACTTCGTCCTGCCGGCCGACCCGACGCGGCCGCTGCTGCTCGTCGCCGGGGGCATCGGCATCACCCCGTTCGCCGCGCAGCTCGCCGCTGCCGCCGCCGCGGGCGAGCGCCGCGACGTCGTGCTGCTCTACTCCGTGTCCGACCACGCCGACCTCGCGTACGCGGACGCCGCCCGCGCCGCCGGTGCGCGCGTCCTCGTGCTGTCCCCGACGCCGGAGCTCGACGGGCTGCCCGACGGCTGGCGGCACCTCGGAGAGCGCCGGCTCTCGGCCGACGTGCTCACCGAGGCGGTACCCGACCTCGACCAGCGCGACGCCTACGTCTCCGGCCCGCCGGCGATGGTCGACGACACCCGCGCGCTGCTGCGCCGGGCCGGGGTGCGGCGCGTGCGGACGGACGCGTTCAGCGGGTACTGA